The following proteins come from a genomic window of Longimicrobiaceae bacterium:
- a CDS encoding serine/threonine-protein kinase, giving the protein MPDPAISRPRYQGLSAARRWEHEPLPPRAEFSLAVGDRIGELTIIGHLACGRATELYQVWSNKHWCALTGKLTAPGHLGNGTPASFQMEARVLAKLQHPNIVRFFGSGEAEGRPYLLLEYFAGPSLFDVLEGLAKRRLHVPDAIRATMHVGAAVHYLHRCGYLYRDLKPANILLREGIPVLVDFDVVRKIHPLRRPADRLGTAPYMAPEQIRKEELSPATDVYGLGALLYELLTGHWPTEEPRDEDDEWDEDDDDDRPEPRGAPPVCGERAARTIRTGDLLTRYPQLTRPPTPPRQHNPQVTPDLERIILRCLEQDPGQRFQTISGMLAALAPLLKGRYRLWPEAAPIERRADTESR; this is encoded by the coding sequence ATGCCCGATCCAGCGATCTCGCGACCACGCTACCAGGGACTGTCGGCCGCGCGCCGCTGGGAGCACGAGCCCCTCCCCCCTCGCGCCGAGTTCTCCCTGGCCGTGGGAGACCGGATCGGGGAGCTCACCATCATCGGGCACCTGGCCTGCGGGCGGGCGACCGAGCTGTACCAGGTGTGGAGCAACAAGCACTGGTGCGCGCTCACGGGGAAGCTGACCGCCCCCGGCCACCTGGGGAACGGGACGCCGGCCTCCTTCCAGATGGAGGCGCGCGTCCTCGCCAAGCTCCAGCACCCCAACATCGTCCGCTTCTTCGGGAGCGGCGAGGCGGAGGGACGCCCCTACCTCCTGCTGGAGTACTTCGCCGGCCCCTCCCTCTTCGACGTGCTGGAGGGGCTCGCCAAGCGGCGCCTGCACGTGCCGGACGCCATCCGCGCTACCATGCACGTGGGCGCGGCGGTGCACTACCTCCACCGCTGCGGCTACCTGTACCGCGACCTGAAGCCGGCCAACATCCTCCTCCGCGAGGGGATCCCGGTGCTGGTGGACTTCGACGTGGTGCGGAAGATCCACCCGCTGCGCCGCCCGGCCGACCGGCTGGGGACCGCCCCCTACATGGCCCCCGAGCAGATCCGGAAGGAGGAGCTGTCGCCGGCCACGGACGTGTACGGCCTGGGCGCGCTGCTGTACGAGCTGCTCACCGGCCACTGGCCCACCGAGGAGCCGCGCGACGAAGACGACGAGTGGGACGAGGACGACGACGACGACCGGCCCGAGCCGCGGGGGGCGCCTCCCGTCTGCGGCGAGCGCGCGGCGAGGACGATACGGACCGGGGACCTGCTCACGCGCTACCCGCAGCTCACCCGCCCCCCCACCCCGCCGCGCCAGCACAACCCGCAGGTGACGCCGGACCTGGAGCGGATCATCCTGCGCTGCCTGGAGCAGGACCCGGGGCAGCGCTTTCAGACGATCTCCGGGATGCTCGCCGCCCTCGCCCCGCTGCTCAAGGGCCGCTACCGCCTCTGGCCCGAGGCCGCGCCCATCGAGCGTCGGGCGGACACGGAGTCGAGGTAA